The genomic region AACTCGATACTTGAATCAGTCTCTGAGaaacaataaattttttattactttGATATTTTCATACACTTGCGGCGTGTCAACAATCATAATAAATCTATGAAAACGAATAATAAATCTATGAAAACGAATCACTTGCTATTGTTTATGATGTTAAAAATGGAGTTGTTACTTGTCCCATGTTGCTTTAGTTATCAAGACTGATCAAATGAGCATAAAAGATATTCTTGAGCAGTAATTCATACTACACCATTAGAAGTGGACTATGGCCAACCACCTCCAATGCATTTTTCATATTTGCCTAGTGAATCAGAATCCACTATTGTTAACAAATATTTAGTTACAAGTTATCAATTTGAAATGAGTTATATAATTGAtatagggccagtttgtttcatctttaaaaaaattgatttttttttttgtatttttgaaaatagattctctaaaaccgtttttcaaaatattacaagtttttttatatttgttttttctaaaataaaacacttaatttgacatcctataacataaacatatataattgaagatcaaaacttagtcaaaatcataattttttcaaaaagttgtatttcaaaaatgatttttataaaaatctatttgaaatagcttcaaaattaagtgattttttgaaattttgatatccaaattttttcccataaatagatgaaataattaaaatcacattttaagaactattcaaacagatttttcatttgaaacttttataaaaaaattctttgtaaaatttttttttgcaaaatttggtaacactataaaaatcatttttaaaaaaaaccaaaacaaacggaTCCATAGTATAAAATGTATTTAGTTATAaatgtaaatttgaaatgagttatataattgtaaaatgaataatgattatataaattcaattgaattaaataaccttaccaaaataaataaattagataaataaataaaaggaattcGTGAGAAGgagaattttttttaacatttgaaaataaatatttttaaaatagaacagATATTGTCCTTTGATAAGGAAAGTTAGTTGTTTACACTAATATTGAGTATTATGCAATTTGATACGgtataaaatgtatttagatacttatgtaaatttgaaatgaattacGTATGATAAACAATGATGATATAAACTCAATTAatgttgattaaaaataaaatatgtattgtgTTGATTTTGATCCATGAGATAGAAAATTAGTTGTCTATATTATATTGAATATTTTCTAATTTGATacagtataaaatatatttagatacacatgtaaatttaaaatgagtcACTCAGttgtaaaatgaaaaataatgatATAAGCTCAATTAATGTTGATTAAAGATAAAATAGCTATCGTGTTGATAGTGGTCCGTGAAATGAAAAGTTAGTTGTCTGAATGATTATTGAGTATTATCCAATTTGATACCGCATAATATATATTTAGATAtacatgtaaatttgaaatgagttacttaaatgtaaaataaacaatgaTCATATATATCcatttgtattaaataatcattcaaaaaagaAACAAGAATTTGTGGGATGgggaataaaaaaatatatatttaaaaataagaattttgtcttTCAAGTAAAGacaattattgattaaaaataaaatatatattgtgtTGATCGTGACTCGtggaataaaaaattaattgattatacgGATATTAAGTATTATcaaatttgataaaataatatattaattttataactaTAAACTGTTTTTTAATAACAATCAAATAATTGTGCTTTTTTTGTTGAgattaaattttgtattttgcaAAATCGTGGGCTTCAATTGGTGACACTATTGTTAGAGAAGTTCAGCTAATGTAGAGTAACCCTGAGATCTTAAAGGATGTGAACAAACTGAGTTGTGTTTGAACCCCAAGGTCCCAAATCCTTCAATTGTTCATCAGTTTCGGTCTATTTCTCTCTGCAACACAATTTACAAAGTTCTGAGTAAGGTTATTGTTAGCAGATTGAAGGAGTTGATAGTCAACATAATTGATCCTTATCAAACAAGTTTCATACTAGGGAGAAATATTCAAGAAAGTATCGTTGTAAAGTTGGACAAGTAATTTGGACAAGTACTTAGGAGTGCCTTTAACTAGTAAAACCCCTAGGCACAAGGACTTTAACTACATCATGGAGAATGTTCAGTTGAAACTTAAAAGTTGAAAAGCTTAGCACCTGTCGTTTGCAGGAAGAGTAACTCTAGCAAAAACTGTTTTGGAATCAATGCCCCCCTATACCCATTCCCAAAGCAAGCCTAAAAGAAATTCAAGCAACTTAAAGAAACTTTATTTGGGGTGATATTGAAACTGCAAAGCATCTTTATGTGGTTAACTGGAATGCCATTACTAGCTCTAAGAATGTAGGATGGTTAGGATTAAGGAACCTTGTTGTGTATAATAAACCTTGTCTACTGAAGTTTGGGAGGAAACTTCTCGGTGGCGATAACAGCCTTTGGAGCCAACTACTTAAGGGTAAGTATGGTCGTGGTAATGAAATATCTTCAACTGTTACTATCAAGGTTAGTGACTCTAGCTTGTAGAAGAATATTGGGAAAGACTGGAACTTGATGAAAACTCAAATCAGATGGGATATTGGGAATGGGGAGATGACTAATGCTTGGACTGATGATTGGCAACCTTCAGTTATTATCATGGATGATGCAAGAATATTAGATTTAAACATTGATTTAACATCAAAGTTACAGAGTTGGTGAATGAAGAGGGTGATTGGAATTGTGACTGGCTCAAGAGTTTTCTACCTCAGGACATTGTTGTGGAAATCCTTGTTATTCATCTGCCTTGTAAGAATAATGGCATGGATCTCTGTCAGTGGAAGTAAGCCACTCATGGAGATTTTTTTTGTCAAGGATGCTTACTACACTTTGAGCACCACTAGCAGGAATTTCGACCATGATGCTGATCGGAAGAGGAATGGAAATTTGCAGACACCTGAAAGGATTAGGGCCTTTATGTGGCAAGTCAAACATAACAGCCTCATTACCAATATGCGTCTCAGTAATATGAACATTAGTGATCCTCACTCCTGTGATTGTCCAAATGAAACTAAATAGTTCTTCATGCTTTGAGAGATTGTTCTCATGTGAAAATTGTTTGGCTCTCGCTTGTTCGAGAGCATCTGTGGTCTGATTTTTTTATGCAGGTTTGGAGGATTGGATGCACATGAACCTTCAGAATAACTTAAGCCACAAGAACACAGAGGATTGGAGTGCTCTTTGGGCTACAACTTGTCACGCCATCTAGTTTCGGCGCAGTAAAAGAATTCACGATGTCAATTTCATCATGCCAAACAATTTGGTAGAAGACATTCAGAGATACTTTCAGGAGTACAAGATGACCTATGCTCTGCAAAAGAATTGTTGCATTCATAATTAAGTTTTAACTCACATTAGATGGTAACCAGCGCAAAAGGATTTTGTTACACTTAATGTGGATGGTGTTGTGAAAACTACTGGCAAAGCAGGGTGTGGGGGATTTAATCAGGGAATGCCGTGGCAGGTGGCTTGGAGGCTTCTCAAAGAATATTGGTGTCTGCAGTTCCTTTTCTACAGAGTTGTGGGGGTTTTAGAAGGCCTTAAATGTGCTTGCGGGAAAGGCTTTAGCAGGATTGAAGTCCAAACTGATAACAAGTGCATTGTTAATGCTATAAACAAGAAGCTTGTTAAGGAAGGTAATGGCGTGTACAAGTAAATTCGGAACTGTTTATCGAAGGAAAGGGAGATCATCTTCACTCACATGCATCGTGAAGCCAACCAGAGTGTTGATGCTCGAACTAACAAAAGTTTACTTCATGGCATAAGTCTCCATGTTTATAATGATTGCCCTGATGAGCTTAATGATGTAACCACGTAGGATGTTGTCAGGGTTTCCATTCCTTGTTTCGTAgttgtttagttttttttctctttGGGCATTTGGGCCTcccttttcaaacaaaaaaaaaattgtattttaaaaatccaatattattatattattatatgtttCTCTTCATTCCATTctaaagaatttaaaaaaataataatttatgtttagaaaaaataaaaaaggaaagagaaaagagagaaaattgaaataaaaatgagaAAGTGTGGAAAAAAAAAATGCGAaacaaatttgaaatttgaaaaataattttgccACTTCTCAAGTTGtgattgatttaaaaaaatgattcATTAGATAATTACTAAATAGTCCTTAATGTTAATAGTGTATTAACATCAAAAGATAATAACggtcaaaaaaaaatcaaaagataatTCATAACTTAAGACGTTTGCTAGtatgttttattaattgataTGTAGTTAATTCTCCATCTCTTATAGATCAAATAGGACTGTTTCTACCAGAAATCTAAACATAGGCCTGGCCTCTTTGGATTTGCTTGTATTGTGTCTTAATCATTTCTAAAGCAAAAAATCTCATAATTCATATCAGTTCTATTTAAATACAAGTTTCATTTAATATCAAATTATGAGAAACATAGATACCAGTAATAAGTTAGTGAAACCCATTAAAATAGATTTAATGAATTTCATATAAATGAATTTgtcaaattttctattttttataaataaatagtaaatagagAAGAGATATATGGAACAAATCCAGTCAGGTGCGCAGGGCCTCCAtgtattttcaataaaaataaagtgATTTTTCATTTCAATATGATCTACTACTTTCTAAATGCTTTTGACATTAATGAATGATCTATACTAGATTTATGGTTTTTAAATTATACTAGTAATTGTAAAACATAGTGAACTTCTGGCAGAAAAGAAAAGTCATATAGCTTACTCAAAATTTGTAATGATTTAACAGGAACAAATGAATTGTATGCTGCAGCCACCAGAATGAATAACAAACTTCCCGATGGTACCTTTCATTTTAAAAGTGTTATGGATTGTTACTATGCTCCTAATCAAGCTCTTCATCATTATCCTCTAGATCTTCTCCATCTTCATCTTGATCATCATCTTCACCGCCTTCTGAATCTTCGTCATTATTGTCGATCTCATTATCAGTTTTTCCTTTGTCACCAGGTTTTCCTGACGCTGAAAGAAATAGAACAATGGAAATGCTAGTTAATCTCTACGATCAGAAAGATAAAAAGAGTGAAGCTTTTATGGTTGTTCTCTATCAGCGAAAGTGTAGGATGATGTACCAAATTCACTGAAGAGGACTTCACCCGAACACAATCCCTTCTCAATCCTAACGAGTTGAAGAGTCATCCTTGGACCAATCTCTTGAAGTCTTACAGCACTTTTTGTAGCAGCCCGGTTAACTCTACCAATATTACTAGACAAAGTCACTGTTGCTGCTTCTTCATCTGCTTCACTTTCTGATCCATAGCCAGCCCTTACAAATCAcaagtgaaaaataaaaatgaggcATTAACTGGTTAATTATTTTGTATAACACAATTATACTGTCTCTTCTTCCAGCTAATCAttcaaattgaagaaaaaaaaatgaaagcttATGTAAAAGAACAAGTATCTTACTTTGTGACAAAATCACTCACGTCTTGAAGATTCCTTAGATCAGGAACCTGATGGCTTTGAACAAGTTTTCTAATTCTCCGTGAAACACCTATAGGTTGTAATCTAATCGAATAATGCCGAAAATCAATGAGCTTAGTGTCTTTGTTGTAATTAAGCAACACAATTCTTTGACAAGATGCGAGTTTAACCTGAAAGATGTTGTGGCATTAGGAGACGGACTTGGATGTCAAGTCTTTAATTTGTTAGTGTCTATGAAACTCACAGTTTTAACGTCGATTGTTGGAAAAATATTCTGGAACATGTTAGTTGTAAGCCGTAGAGGTAAATCTCCACTGACAAATCCAGAAAGCACAATCTGATACAAAAACATGACAACATCAATATTAAATATAGCCTTCAATTTGATATGAATAAAAGGCAAAACATAGTCTGACATTCTGTTTTTTACTTTCTAATTACTATAATTCTAATAAAGTAAACAGATAAACACATTACCAATGCAGAGTTTTTAAAAAGATCTTTAGGGCATCGAGGACGCAATTGAGATCGAGCAATATCAGCAGCCAATGCGTATTCTTGTATCTTAAATGTAAGAGTAGGTCCTTGTGGGGTAGTTGCAACCCTCAAGTAAGGCGCAGATGCAGTTTTTGACAATATGAGGAAATGTGTAACACCCATTGGTCCAGCAACATTTAAAAAGTCTCTCAGACTATTCCTTTTCTTTTCCTGCAAAATAGGAAACACAAGAGTATATAGTCAAAACTAGCATTCAAGCCACCTAGGCAGCTGAGACTGAAACCAGTTAAGTTGTGTAT from Vicia villosa cultivar HV-30 ecotype Madison, WI unplaced genomic scaffold, Vvil1.0 ctg.002327F_1_1, whole genome shotgun sequence harbors:
- the LOC131638548 gene encoding peter Pan-like protein, translated to MRKKQNGFRRPVIIKNKRNSKQPESQPSVDPITGKKIPKSFVFARGKLPVPLKQLQMDLRKLMLPYTALSLKEKKRNSLRDFLNVAGPMGVTHFLILSKTASAPYLRVATTPQGPTLTFKIQEYALAADIARSQLRPRCPKDLFKNSALIVLSGFVSGDLPLRLTTNMFQNIFPTIDVKTVKLASCQRIVLLNYNKDTKLIDFRHYSIRLQPIGVSRRIRKLVQSHQVPDLRNLQDVSDFVTKAGYGSESEADEEAATVTLSSNIGRVNRAATKSAVRLQEIGPRMTLQLVRIEKGLCSGEVLFSEFASGKPGDKGKTDNEIDNNDEDSEGGEDDDQDEDGEDLEDNDEELD